One genomic segment of Clostridium estertheticum subsp. estertheticum includes these proteins:
- a CDS encoding phage tail tape measure protein, which translates to MGVNVGSAVAYLTLDRSPFRNGLASAGAEMRSFASGGGVQSLGNAMTSVGKGMALGVTAPLVGIGVAASKASMDFEAQMSKVKAISGATGEDFNKLREQAIKLGADTNFSASEAANGMENLASAGFKNTEIMTAMPGMLSLAAAGGVDIATAADIASSSLRGFGLEADKTSHVADVLAKVAGDTNAGITDTGEAMKYIAPVAKSLGISLEDTSAAIGLLSNAGIKGSQAGTTLRGALTSLAAPTTKSSKEMKKLGMNFFDAHGKMLPLGQVIQQLKDKTKGLTSQQKASTMETLFGKEAMSGMLTLVDQGPQKFNQLSSSLKNCDGASKKMADTMQDNLKGSIEAMKGSLETAAIRIGDVLAPSIKKIAGFIADLTNKFSALPKPVQTFIVKSAVLVAAIGPIMLVFAKLITSTRTVMSVFSGISSAARVFTMLPALLSPPVLIAVGIIAGLGFIVYEVRKHWDGLSAFFTKTLGKISSFFKKWGVETLAAFVAIIGIPLLISKHWGSLSKSLSNICNKISHTFKTSIEGWKYGFSELGKFMGKVGDWICDGLLGGLGKGFKKVTDFVGKMANGIKNTFKKILGINSPSVVFDSYGGFIGEGLVGGLDKQDGAITAKFKGLGNKIKGLGNIRPDFSGLNNTALHGPTSGGRDGIGGIGNVSNNSNESTKKLNYSPNIKMYVTVADTGVKGTGQLTNELNGMAKTAMKNSMVEMFMNDAIKSF; encoded by the coding sequence ATGGGGGTAAATGTTGGATCAGCAGTTGCCTACTTAACACTAGATAGAAGCCCCTTCCGCAATGGGTTAGCTAGTGCTGGAGCAGAAATGCGAAGCTTTGCGAGTGGTGGCGGAGTGCAATCATTGGGGAATGCAATGACAAGTGTAGGAAAAGGTATGGCACTGGGAGTAACCGCACCGCTTGTCGGCATAGGTGTAGCAGCAAGCAAAGCTAGTATGGATTTTGAAGCTCAAATGTCGAAGGTTAAGGCAATTAGTGGAGCAACAGGGGAAGACTTTAATAAATTAAGAGAACAGGCGATTAAGCTAGGCGCGGACACGAATTTTAGTGCTAGTGAAGCCGCGAATGGAATGGAGAATTTAGCATCAGCAGGATTTAAAAATACTGAAATAATGACTGCCATGCCAGGAATGTTATCTTTAGCAGCTGCAGGTGGAGTTGATATTGCAACCGCTGCCGATATTGCTAGTAGTTCTCTTCGAGGATTTGGGCTTGAAGCCGATAAAACTTCACATGTTGCGGATGTACTTGCAAAAGTTGCAGGTGATACTAATGCGGGAATTACAGATACAGGCGAGGCAATGAAATATATAGCACCAGTAGCAAAATCACTGGGCATAAGTTTAGAAGATACTAGTGCAGCAATAGGACTTCTTTCTAACGCGGGTATAAAGGGAAGCCAAGCGGGAACTACGCTTAGAGGAGCATTAACCAGTTTAGCAGCTCCAACAACTAAATCAAGCAAAGAAATGAAAAAACTAGGAATGAATTTCTTTGATGCACATGGCAAAATGTTACCTTTAGGACAAGTAATACAACAATTAAAAGACAAAACTAAAGGACTTACAAGTCAGCAAAAAGCATCAACTATGGAAACACTTTTTGGAAAAGAAGCAATGTCAGGAATGCTTACGTTAGTAGACCAAGGCCCTCAAAAATTTAATCAATTATCAAGTAGCCTTAAAAATTGCGATGGCGCTAGTAAAAAAATGGCTGATACTATGCAAGACAACTTAAAAGGTAGTATTGAAGCCATGAAGGGTAGTTTAGAAACAGCAGCTATAAGAATTGGAGATGTGTTGGCCCCTTCTATTAAAAAAATAGCGGGGTTTATAGCAGATTTAACTAATAAATTTAGTGCATTACCCAAGCCTGTACAAACATTCATAGTTAAAAGTGCGGTATTGGTGGCGGCAATCGGTCCAATTATGCTAGTTTTTGCTAAGCTTATAACTAGCACTAGAACAGTAATGAGTGTTTTTAGTGGGATATCAAGTGCAGCAAGAGTATTTACTATGTTGCCCGCATTACTAAGTCCGCCCGTTTTAATCGCAGTGGGAATAATAGCAGGATTAGGATTTATAGTATATGAAGTAAGAAAGCACTGGGATGGGTTGTCGGCATTTTTCACTAAAACTCTTGGGAAGATTAGTAGCTTCTTCAAAAAATGGGGGGTGGAAACATTAGCCGCGTTTGTAGCAATTATAGGGATCCCACTACTAATATCAAAGCATTGGGGGTCTCTATCTAAAAGTTTAAGTAACATATGTAATAAGATAAGTCATACATTCAAAACATCAATTGAAGGCTGGAAATATGGATTTTCTGAACTTGGGAAATTCATGGGCAAGGTAGGCGATTGGATTTGTGATGGACTCTTAGGAGGACTTGGAAAAGGCTTTAAAAAAGTAACAGATTTTGTAGGGAAAATGGCAAATGGAATCAAAAATACATTTAAAAAGATATTAGGAATAAACTCACCTTCAGTAGTTTTTGATTCTTACGGTGGATTTATAGGAGAGGGTCTTGTTGGTGGTTTGGATAAGCAAGACGGTGCTATAACCGCTAAATTCAAAGGACTAGGAAATAAAATAAAAGGTTTGGGAAATATAAGGCCTGATTTTTCTGGACTTAATAACACCGCTTTACATGGTCCAACTAGCGGTGGTAGAGATGGTATTGGTGGAATTGGCAATGTAAGTAATAATAGTAATGAAAGCACCAAAAAACTCAATTATAGTCCAAACATAAAAATGTATGTTACTGTTGCAGATACAGGTGTGAAAGGTACAGGACAGTTAACAAATGAACTAAATGGTATGGCTAAAACTGCTATGAAAAATAGCATGGTTGAAATGTTTATGAATGATGCAATTAAAAGTTTTTAG
- a CDS encoding Ig-like domain-containing protein gives MTELEGMPIANIVLGEIIDEVTQKTYIFDTADKADVKPDLSAGKEDILRVKNRIIAMNRTEDICIGYDIKLTNNTFPTELMAIIDGGIITSDGYEGPEVGKVIERHPFTLNLYSEEKDYDSETLQYVQFAFKHNKGKPVEFKFEDGKFFVPEFESHSRPKKGEKPVYIKFLKQLPTGDTVPVTPTGTGDMAVVGGTVTQSNSDVGVTVTSNVKWTFVKAINQDDVTAGNFVVKKKSDSTVVTGNVTIDSTKKIVTFIPTSVEKGVVYIAEAKAVNLLDASGTTTAILVEFTTM, from the coding sequence ATGACAGAACTTGAAGGTATGCCTATTGCAAATATTGTATTAGGTGAAATCATAGACGAAGTTACACAAAAAACTTATATTTTCGACACAGCAGACAAAGCGGATGTTAAACCTGATTTGTCTGCAGGTAAGGAAGATATTTTAAGAGTGAAAAACAGGATAATTGCTATGAACCGTACGGAGGATATTTGTATTGGATATGACATAAAGCTTACAAACAATACATTTCCAACAGAACTTATGGCAATCATTGATGGTGGCATAATTACATCAGACGGCTATGAGGGCCCAGAAGTTGGGAAAGTTATAGAAAGGCATCCATTCACTTTGAATCTGTACAGCGAAGAAAAGGACTATGACAGTGAAACTTTACAGTATGTGCAGTTTGCTTTTAAACACAACAAGGGTAAACCAGTAGAGTTCAAGTTTGAAGATGGTAAGTTTTTTGTACCTGAATTTGAATCTCATAGCAGACCTAAAAAGGGTGAGAAACCTGTTTACATAAAGTTTCTTAAGCAGTTACCTACGGGCGATACTGTTCCAGTGACTCCAACAGGTACAGGAGACATGGCCGTAGTTGGCGGAACAGTAACCCAAAGTAATTCAGATGTCGGAGTTACTGTTACTTCTAATGTAAAATGGACATTTGTAAAAGCTATAAATCAAGATGATGTAACTGCGGGTAATTTTGTAGTTAAAAAGAAATCTGATAGTACTGTAGTAACTGGCAATGTAACTATTGATTCTACTAAAAAAATAGTTACATTTATACCGACTAGCGTTGAAAAAGGTGTAGTTTATATAGCTGAAGCTAAGGCAGTTAATCTATTGGATGCAAGTGGTACAACTACTGCTATTTTAGTAGAATTTACAACTATGTAG
- a CDS encoding esterase gives MEVTNLEQLKKMAEADILELPRFKKDIPFNVKVKRVSLLNLISKGVIPNTLLSAAEELFYGKKSSKSVDLKEMTKVMFILAEIALVEPSIKDLDSVGLELTDEQIVAIFNYTQEGIKEIEPFREESENNVDTDNGKAILRVTE, from the coding sequence ATGGAAGTAACGAATCTAGAACAATTAAAAAAAATGGCTGAAGCGGATATATTGGAATTGCCAAGATTTAAGAAAGATATACCCTTTAACGTGAAAGTTAAGAGAGTGTCTCTTTTGAATTTAATAAGCAAGGGCGTAATACCTAATACTTTATTGAGTGCAGCAGAGGAGCTATTCTACGGTAAGAAATCGAGTAAGAGTGTAGATTTAAAAGAAATGACTAAGGTAATGTTTATACTGGCTGAAATTGCACTAGTAGAGCCTTCTATTAAAGATTTAGATAGTGTAGGATTAGAACTTACAGATGAGCAGATAGTTGCGATTTTTAATTATACACAAGAAGGTATAAAGGAAATAGAACCGTTTCGTGAAGAGTCAGAGAATAATGTCGATACTGATAATGGCAAAGCAATATTACGAGTCACCGAGTAG